One window of Perca flavescens isolate YP-PL-M2 chromosome 15, PFLA_1.0, whole genome shotgun sequence genomic DNA carries:
- the tmem98 gene encoding transmembrane protein 98, which yields METVVIVAIGVLATIFLASFVALVVVCRHRYCHPHHLLHHFDSKPTVDLIGAMETQSEPSELELDDVVITNPHIEAILENEDWIEDASGLVSHCISILKICHTLTEKLVAMTMGSGAKVKAPASLSDIITVAKRISPRVDDVVRSMYPPLDPILLDARATALLLSVSHLVLVTRNACHMSGSMDWIDQSLNAAEDHMVVLREAALASEPDRGIHGADTHREQAI from the exons ATGGAGACTGTGGTGATCGTGGCCATTGGGGTGTTGGCCACCATTTTCCTGGCCTCCTTTGTCGCCCTGGTGGTGGTGTGCAGACACCGCTACTGCCACCCTCACCACCTGCTGCACCACTTCGACTCCAA ACCCACGGTGGATCTGATTGGAGCCATGGAGACCCAGAGTGAGCCGTCTGAGCTGGAGCTGGATGATGTGGTCATCACCAACCCTCACATTGAGGCCATCTTGGAGAACGAGGACTGGATTGAGGATGCCTC TGGATTGGTCTCTCACTGCATCTCAATCCTAAAG ATCTGCCACACTTTGACTGAAAAGCTGGTTGCCATGACAATGGGTTCAGGGGCAAAGGTCAAAGCACCGGCCAGCCTGAGTGACATCATCACTGTGGCTAAACGCATCAGCCCGAG GGTGGATGATGTGGTCAGATCCATGTACCCTCCTCTGGATCCAATCCTCCTGGACGCCAG GGCCACCGCTCTCCTCCTTTCAGTCAGCCACCTGGTTCTGGTCACCCGCAATGCCTGTCACATGTCCGGCAGTATGGACTGGATCGACCAGTCACTCAACGCGGCTGAAGATCATATGGTGGTTTTGCGTGAGGCGGCGCTGGCCTCTGAACCGGATCGAGGCATACATGGAGCTGACACGCATAGAGAACAGGCCATCTAG